A DNA window from Enterobacter cloacae subsp. cloacae ATCC 13047 contains the following coding sequences:
- the tauC gene encoding taurine ABC transporter permease TauC — MSIVFSEKTRRARPVLRWPFSRQITLSVGTLLVLLAVWWLVAAQAWISPLFLPPPGQVLAKLITIAGPQGFMDATLWQHLGASLARILVALLAAVIIGIPVGIAMGLSPTVRGILDPLIELYRPVPPLAYLPLMVIWFGIGETSKILLIYLAIFAPVAMSALAGVKSAQQVRIRAAQSLGASRTQVLLFVILPGALPEILTGLRIGLGVGWSTLVAAELIAATRGLGFMVQSAGEFLATDVVLAGIAVIAVIAFGLELGLRALQRRLTPWHGEIQ, encoded by the coding sequence ATGAGCATCGTCTTCAGCGAGAAAACGCGACGCGCGCGCCCGGTCTTACGCTGGCCTTTCTCGCGCCAGATAACACTCAGTGTCGGCACGCTGCTGGTGCTGCTGGCGGTCTGGTGGCTGGTTGCCGCGCAGGCATGGATCAGCCCGCTGTTTCTGCCGCCGCCGGGGCAGGTGCTGGCAAAACTCATCACCATTGCCGGGCCGCAGGGCTTTATGGACGCTACGCTCTGGCAGCACTTGGGTGCAAGCCTGGCGCGCATTCTGGTGGCGCTACTGGCGGCGGTGATAATCGGCATTCCGGTCGGGATCGCGATGGGCTTAAGCCCGACGGTGCGCGGGATCCTCGATCCGCTGATTGAGCTTTACCGTCCGGTGCCGCCGCTGGCCTATCTGCCGCTGATGGTGATCTGGTTCGGCATCGGTGAAACGTCAAAAATCCTGCTGATTTATCTGGCGATTTTCGCCCCGGTTGCCATGTCGGCTCTGGCGGGTGTCAAAAGCGCCCAGCAGGTGCGGATCCGCGCGGCGCAATCGCTGGGAGCCAGCCGGACACAGGTGCTGCTGTTTGTGATTTTACCGGGCGCACTGCCGGAGATTTTAACCGGATTACGCATCGGCCTTGGCGTGGGCTGGTCAACGCTGGTGGCGGCAGAGCTGATCGCCGCCACCCGAGGGTTAGGGTTTATGGTGCAGTCGGCGGGGGAGTTTCTGGCGACTGACGTGGTACTGGCCGGGATTGCGGTTATCGCCGTGATCGCCTTTGGATTAGAACTGGGGCTGCGTGCGCTGCAGCGTCGTCTGACGCCCTGGCATGGAGAAATACAATGA
- the tauD gene encoding taurine dioxygenase, whose protein sequence is MSERLTITPLGPYIGAQVSGLDVTRPLSDNQFEQLYHAVLRHQVVFLREQAITPQQQRALALRFGDLHIHPVYPHAEGVEEIIVLDTHNDNPPDNDNWHTDVTFIETPPAGAILSAKLLPETGGDTLWASGIAAFEALSAPFRTLLSGLRAEHDFKKSFQEYKYRKTEAEHQRWQEAVAKHPPLLHPVVRTHPVTGKQALFVNEGFTTRIVDVTEKESEALLRFLFAHITKPEFQVRWRWQENDLAIWDNRVTQHYANADYLPQRRIMQRATILGDKPFYRP, encoded by the coding sequence ATGAGTGAACGTCTGACCATTACCCCGCTGGGGCCATATATTGGTGCGCAGGTGTCGGGCCTGGATGTGACCCGTCCGCTGAGCGATAACCAGTTTGAGCAGCTTTATCATGCGGTGCTGCGCCATCAGGTGGTATTCCTGCGCGAACAGGCAATCACCCCGCAGCAGCAGCGCGCCCTGGCACTGCGCTTTGGCGATCTGCATATCCATCCGGTTTATCCGCATGCGGAAGGGGTGGAGGAGATTATTGTGCTCGACACGCATAACGATAACCCGCCGGACAACGACAACTGGCACACGGATGTGACGTTTATCGAGACGCCACCTGCAGGGGCGATTCTTTCGGCGAAGCTGCTGCCGGAGACGGGCGGCGATACGCTGTGGGCCAGCGGCATTGCGGCCTTTGAGGCGCTGTCCGCACCCTTCCGTACCCTGCTGAGCGGCCTGCGGGCGGAGCATGACTTCAAAAAATCGTTCCAGGAGTACAAGTATCGCAAAACAGAAGCGGAGCATCAGCGCTGGCAGGAGGCGGTTGCGAAACATCCGCCGCTGCTCCATCCGGTCGTGCGCACCCATCCGGTAACCGGCAAGCAGGCGCTGTTTGTGAATGAGGGATTCACGACGCGGATTGTGGACGTGACGGAAAAAGAGAGCGAGGCGCTGTTACGTTTCCTGTTTGCGCATATCACCAAACCGGAGTTTCAGGTGCGCTGGCGCTGGCAGGAGAACGATCTGGCGATCTGGGATAACCGCGTGACGCAGCACTATGCGAATGCGGATTATCTGCCACAGCGTCGAATTATGCAGAGGGCGACAATTTTGGGAGATAAGCCGTTTTACCGTCCTTGA
- a CDS encoding lysophospholipid acyltransferase family protein — protein sequence MFSLDSVLDDLWPQARPAPWQKSLLKRLFYEEEFQQFAATHRHLKGLDMVEQVLEHLDILCTVSARDLEQIPEHGPLVIIANHPTGTLDGLALMYAVSRVRRDVKVVTNRMLTHLEPLSSLFIPVDNMGGRTAKMSLMQMEQHLQNAGVLIFFPAGEVSRPTRKGIRDKKWHPGFIKLASKLRVPLLPVHIQAHNSLLFYASTLVSPTVSMLLLMQQMFRRRHSQLPIKIGQQIAWHHWYSTTLSSREMAEQCRQHVIRLGKGVPGVFKTQCAIARPEDRATLKRELAQAECLGKTSDGKTIYLWQRNGQEEAPLLRELGRLREIAFRAVEEGSGKRRDTDSYDDDYLHLILWDEDDLEIVGAYRFMPTARQVEQRGLEGLYSYSLFHYDDKMQDVLEHGIELGRSFIQPRYWGRRGLDYLWSGIGAYLARYPHYRYLFGPVSISGGLPPAARDLLVAFYRLWFPATHPLAASRQPYPASLPDVLAQFGGVDYVDDLTKLKSLLGNLGCGIPPLYKQYSELCEPGGVQFIDFGSDPAFNNCIDGLVLVDLCYLKANRYQRYIEAHL from the coding sequence ATGTTTAGTCTCGATAGCGTTCTCGACGACCTTTGGCCTCAGGCGAGGCCTGCACCCTGGCAAAAAAGTCTGTTAAAAAGACTGTTCTACGAAGAAGAATTCCAGCAATTTGCCGCGACACACCGCCATCTGAAAGGCCTGGATATGGTGGAGCAAGTTCTGGAGCACCTCGATATACTCTGCACCGTTTCCGCCCGCGATCTCGAACAAATCCCTGAACATGGCCCGCTGGTCATTATTGCCAACCACCCAACCGGAACGCTGGACGGGCTGGCGCTGATGTATGCCGTTTCCCGTGTACGGCGCGATGTGAAAGTCGTCACTAACCGGATGCTGACCCACCTTGAACCGCTTAGCTCGCTGTTTATTCCGGTGGACAATATGGGCGGCAGAACGGCAAAAATGTCCCTGATGCAGATGGAACAGCATCTGCAAAACGCAGGTGTGCTGATCTTCTTCCCGGCGGGAGAAGTGTCCCGTCCTACGCGCAAAGGGATCCGCGATAAAAAATGGCACCCCGGCTTTATTAAACTCGCCAGTAAGCTGCGCGTACCGCTGCTGCCGGTGCATATTCAGGCACACAACAGCCTGCTCTTTTATGCCAGCACGCTGGTGTCCCCCACCGTATCGATGCTCTTGCTGATGCAGCAGATGTTCCGCCGCCGCCACAGCCAGCTACCGATAAAGATCGGCCAGCAGATAGCCTGGCATCACTGGTATAGCACAACCCTTTCATCGCGTGAGATGGCCGAGCAGTGCCGTCAGCACGTGATACGTCTTGGCAAGGGAGTGCCTGGCGTCTTTAAAACCCAATGCGCCATTGCCCGTCCGGAAGACCGGGCCACGCTGAAGCGCGAGCTGGCCCAGGCTGAATGTCTGGGCAAAACCAGCGATGGCAAAACTATTTATCTGTGGCAACGCAACGGACAGGAAGAGGCTCCCCTGCTGCGCGAGCTGGGACGCCTGCGCGAGATCGCGTTTCGCGCCGTGGAGGAAGGGAGCGGTAAACGTCGGGACACCGACAGTTACGACGATGACTATCTGCACCTGATCCTGTGGGATGAAGACGATCTGGAGATCGTCGGCGCCTATCGCTTTATGCCCACTGCCAGACAGGTCGAGCAACGCGGTCTGGAAGGGCTTTATAGCTACAGTCTGTTTCACTACGACGATAAAATGCAGGACGTGCTGGAACACGGTATTGAACTGGGGCGCAGCTTTATTCAACCGCGCTACTGGGGTCGTCGCGGTCTGGACTATCTGTGGTCCGGTATTGGTGCCTATCTGGCACGTTATCCGCACTACCGCTACCTCTTTGGCCCGGTCTCGATTTCCGGTGGCTTACCGCCTGCCGCACGGGATCTGCTGGTGGCGTTTTACCGCCTCTGGTTCCCGGCGACACATCCCTTAGCCGCGTCACGTCAGCCTTATCCGGCCTCCCTGCCGGACGTGTTGGCGCAGTTTGGCGGGGTCGATTACGTGGATGACCTGACGAAGCTGAAATCCCTGCTCGGTAATCTGGGGTGCGGTATTCCACCGCTCTACAAACAGTATTCCGAGCTGTGTGAACCCGGCGGCGTGCAGTTTATCGATTTTGGCAGCGACCCGGCGTTCAACAACTGCATCGACGGGCTGGTGCTGGTGGACTTGTGCTACCTCAAGGCAAACCGCTATCAGCGGTATATTGAGGCGCACCTTTAA
- the hemB gene encoding porphobilinogen synthase has translation MTDLIARPRRLRKSPALRAMFEETTLTLNDLVLPIFVEEEIDDYKAIDAMPGVMRIPEKYLAREIERIANAGIRSVMTFGISHHTDATGSDAWKEDGLVARMSRICKETVPEMIVMSDTCFCEYTSHGHCGVLCDHGVDNDATLLNLGKQAVVAAAAGADFIAPSAAMDGQVQAIRQALDAAGFTDTAIMSYSTKFASSFYGPFREAAGTALKGDRKTYQMNPLNRREAIRESLLDEAQGADCLMVKPAGAYLDILRDIRERTELPLGAYQVSGEYAMIKFAAQAGAIDEEKVILESLGAIKRAGADLIFSYFALDLAEKKILR, from the coding sequence ATGACCGATTTAATTGCTCGTCCCCGTCGTCTGCGCAAGTCACCTGCACTGCGCGCTATGTTTGAAGAGACAACACTGACCTTAAACGATCTGGTGTTGCCGATTTTTGTTGAAGAAGAGATCGATGACTACAAAGCCATCGACGCCATGCCAGGCGTGATGCGCATTCCGGAAAAATATCTGGCGCGTGAGATCGAACGTATCGCCAACGCGGGGATCCGCTCGGTGATGACCTTTGGCATCTCCCACCACACTGACGCTACCGGCAGCGATGCCTGGAAAGAGGACGGTCTGGTCGCCCGGATGTCGCGGATCTGCAAAGAGACCGTGCCGGAAATGATCGTCATGTCAGACACCTGTTTCTGTGAATATACCTCTCATGGCCACTGCGGTGTGCTGTGCGATCACGGTGTCGATAACGACGCCACTTTGCTGAATCTCGGCAAGCAGGCGGTGGTAGCTGCAGCAGCCGGTGCGGATTTCATCGCACCTTCCGCTGCCATGGACGGGCAGGTTCAGGCGATCCGCCAGGCGCTTGATGCGGCCGGATTCACCGATACCGCCATCATGTCCTACTCCACCAAGTTTGCCTCTTCGTTCTACGGTCCGTTCCGTGAAGCGGCCGGTACTGCGCTGAAGGGCGATCGCAAAACCTATCAGATGAACCCGCTGAACCGCCGTGAAGCCATCCGTGAATCGCTGCTGGATGAAGCCCAGGGCGCAGATTGCCTGATGGTGAAACCAGCTGGCGCATATCTGGATATTCTGCGCGACATTCGCGAGCGCACCGAGCTGCCGCTGGGTGCATACCAGGTGAGCGGCGAGTACGCGATGATCAAATTCGCCGCGCAGGCGGGTGCCATCGACGAAGAGAAAGTGATCCTGGAAAGCCTGGGCGCGATCAAACGTGCTGGCGCGGATCTGATCTTCAGCTACTTTGCGCTGGATCTGGCCGAGAAGAAAATTCTGCGTTAA
- a CDS encoding autotransporter outer membrane beta-barrel domain-containing protein, with amino-acid sequence MQTWKKKLIVSQLALACTLAIASQANAKDISGTTYNTFGYDNTASTPWYYGYADWDYSDATHDGDIYPVINKSTVNGVISTYYLDDGVNGRANALSISNSTINGMITSKCMTTTCADGVDTDGTTHTQYDRFSLTVDHSTINDTYEHYAYDVLNGDNTETHYLDTYGLGNAITLDVESDIVIQNNSHVAGITLKQHEHYQAQDNTPYDDVEGVANSSNVFTNTLVVKDSVLTSGAYNDLGTNGFYGQSAKPSDYGENGATAYDYDDAALIVEADKLDLSDTSQTPQALLKTDVAMQTTATFDHSTITGDILFTSTFDNNFYPNGDPATDTTEDGVYNPTTNGWDGTDKLDVTLTNGSKWVGAAQSKVAMIDVDDMYGLGYSNVDWRTLTPNSIWPDSLLDSNGHLISEQVYQSGLFNVTLNNGSEWDTRKLSNIDTLAVNNQSQVNVENSGLLADSITLTNASTLNIGDSGAVATDSLYLDSYSRAALTEETAELYANTITVDNGAELALGLGQVDTHNMVLTDGGVLNVASRDYVLNSDLNNARFITNDKSKADYDYGVVALNSDGHLAVNGDVAGNYTVRIDDATGAGSVADYKNKEIIRVYDNNADTAARFTAANKADLGAYTYQAQQKGDTVVLQQKALTDYANMALSIPSANTNIWDLQQDTVGTRLTNSRHGLADNGGAWVSYFGGNFDADNGVISYDQDVSGIMVGLDTQIDGNNAKWIVGGAAGFAKGDISDRTGQVDQDSKTAMIYASAKFANDVFLDSSLSYTRFNNDLSATMSNGQYVDGNTTTDAVGFGMKLGYDWKPNLSGYVTPYAAVSGLFQSGDDYRLSNDMRIDGQSYDSLRYQLGVDAGYTFNYGGDQALTPYVKLAYVYDDADNNANVNGDSIDNGVEGSAVRVGLGTQFSFTKNFSAYTDATYLGGGDVDQNWGANLGVKYTW; translated from the coding sequence ATGCAAACATGGAAAAAGAAACTGATTGTATCACAACTTGCATTAGCCTGCACCCTGGCTATCGCTTCTCAGGCCAATGCGAAAGATATTTCTGGTACCACATATAATACCTTCGGATATGATAATACAGCATCAACACCCTGGTATTATGGCTACGCTGACTGGGATTACTCGGATGCCACCCACGACGGTGATATTTATCCGGTGATTAATAAGTCAACGGTGAACGGTGTTATTTCGACGTACTACCTTGACGATGGTGTCAATGGAAGAGCGAATGCGCTGAGCATTTCTAACAGCACCATTAATGGCATGATCACCTCAAAGTGCATGACCACCACATGTGCTGATGGGGTTGATACGGACGGCACGACCCATACGCAGTACGATCGTTTTAGCCTGACCGTCGATCACTCCACCATTAACGATACCTATGAGCATTATGCGTATGATGTTCTGAATGGTGACAACACCGAAACCCACTATCTGGATACCTATGGACTGGGTAATGCGATTACGCTGGATGTGGAATCGGATATTGTTATCCAGAACAACTCCCACGTTGCGGGCATCACGCTGAAGCAGCACGAGCACTATCAGGCGCAAGATAACACTCCGTACGATGATGTTGAAGGCGTTGCCAATAGCAGCAATGTATTTACCAACACGCTGGTGGTGAAAGACTCTGTACTCACGTCGGGTGCCTACAATGATTTAGGTACCAACGGTTTCTATGGGCAATCTGCGAAGCCAAGCGATTACGGTGAAAACGGCGCAACAGCTTATGATTATGATGATGCGGCATTAATTGTAGAGGCTGATAAACTAGACCTGTCAGACACTTCACAAACGCCGCAGGCATTACTCAAGACAGACGTTGCGATGCAAACCACCGCAACCTTCGATCATTCGACGATCACTGGCGATATTCTCTTTACTAGTACTTTTGATAATAACTTCTATCCGAATGGCGACCCGGCAACCGATACCACCGAAGACGGTGTATATAACCCAACCACCAACGGCTGGGATGGTACCGATAAGCTGGATGTCACACTGACAAACGGCAGTAAATGGGTGGGAGCCGCTCAGTCTAAAGTTGCTATGATCGACGTAGATGATATGTACGGTCTGGGCTATAGCAACGTTGACTGGAGAACCCTGACTCCAAACAGCATCTGGCCAGATTCACTTCTGGATAGCAATGGTCATCTCATCAGTGAGCAGGTATACCAGAGCGGTCTGTTCAACGTCACCCTGAACAACGGTTCAGAGTGGGATACCCGCAAACTGTCTAATATCGACACGCTGGCAGTGAATAACCAGTCGCAGGTTAATGTTGAAAACTCTGGCCTGCTGGCGGATTCCATCACCCTGACCAACGCCTCTACCCTGAATATTGGCGACAGCGGTGCAGTGGCGACAGACAGCCTGTATCTGGACAGCTATAGCCGTGCCGCGCTGACGGAAGAAACGGCTGAACTGTATGCCAACACCATCACCGTCGACAACGGTGCGGAACTGGCACTGGGCCTGGGTCAGGTGGACACGCACAACATGGTGCTGACCGATGGCGGTGTGCTGAACGTTGCCAGCCGTGACTACGTGCTGAACAGCGATCTGAACAACGCCCGCTTTATCACCAACGACAAGAGCAAAGCAGATTACGACTATGGCGTCGTGGCGCTTAACTCAGACGGTCATCTGGCGGTGAACGGTGATGTGGCAGGTAACTACACCGTGCGTATCGATGATGCGACCGGCGCCGGTTCTGTTGCTGATTATAAAAACAAAGAGATCATCCGCGTTTATGACAATAACGCAGACACTGCGGCCCGCTTTACGGCAGCAAACAAAGCCGATTTAGGTGCCTATACCTACCAGGCGCAGCAGAAGGGTGACACGGTTGTTCTGCAGCAGAAAGCGCTGACTGACTACGCCAATATGGCGCTGAGCATTCCGTCAGCGAATACCAATATCTGGGATCTGCAGCAGGATACCGTTGGAACCCGTCTGACTAACAGCCGTCACGGTCTGGCCGATAACGGCGGGGCGTGGGTGAGCTACTTCGGCGGCAACTTTGACGCTGACAATGGTGTTATCAGCTACGATCAGGACGTAAGCGGGATTATGGTTGGTCTGGATACGCAGATTGACGGTAACAACGCGAAGTGGATCGTGGGTGGCGCGGCAGGTTTCGCGAAGGGGGATATCAGCGATCGTACCGGTCAGGTTGATCAGGATAGCAAGACGGCGATGATCTATGCCTCTGCGAAGTTTGCCAACGATGTCTTCCTCGACAGCTCCCTGAGCTACACCCGCTTCAATAACGATCTCTCCGCGACCATGAGTAACGGTCAGTACGTGGACGGTAATACCACGACAGATGCGGTTGGTTTCGGTATGAAACTGGGTTATGACTGGAAACCAAACCTGTCCGGCTACGTCACGCCTTATGCGGCAGTGTCTGGGCTGTTCCAGTCGGGTGACGACTACCGCTTGAGCAACGACATGCGAATTGATGGCCAGTCTTACGACAGCCTGCGCTATCAACTCGGTGTCGATGCAGGGTATACCTTCAACTACGGCGGCGATCAGGCTCTGACGCCATACGTCAAACTGGCATATGTGTATGACGATGCTGATAACAATGCGAACGTGAATGGCGACAGCATTGACAACGGCGTTGAAGGCTCTGCGGTGCGTGTGGGTCTGGGCACACAGTTCAGCTTCACCAAAAACTTCAGTGCATACACGGATGCCACTTACCTGGGCGGCGGTGACGTTGACCAGAACTGGGGCGCCAATTTGGGTGTGAAATATACCTGGTAA
- a CDS encoding helix-turn-helix domain-containing protein, whose product MKVNAKPLSELSRLEQCLKVASTPFKSAPQQIISNDDNDEPSTFVLQTGVIEIYRRSDELLIGIATAPFILGLTAGMLDYSKEYRVVAKNPCTGFYLPASTSLQLIQQSSLWKEAFCWLSWIKSILEKRDRQLVGNNSYHQIRAMLLNMAEWDETLRSKIGVMNHIQQSTRISRSVVAEVLAALRQGNYINMSRGKLVSINRLPTEY is encoded by the coding sequence ATGAAAGTTAATGCGAAACCACTTTCTGAATTAAGCCGGCTCGAACAGTGTTTGAAAGTAGCCAGTACCCCATTTAAATCTGCTCCCCAGCAGATTATTTCAAATGATGATAATGATGAACCCAGCACCTTTGTATTACAGACCGGCGTAATTGAAATCTATCGCCGTTCAGACGAGTTGCTGATTGGCATTGCTACTGCGCCCTTTATTCTGGGGCTGACTGCAGGCATGCTTGATTACAGCAAGGAATATCGGGTCGTTGCCAAAAATCCGTGCACAGGCTTTTATTTACCTGCTTCGACCTCTCTTCAGCTTATTCAGCAAAGTTCTCTCTGGAAAGAAGCTTTCTGCTGGCTGTCCTGGATTAAATCCATTCTGGAAAAGCGGGACAGGCAACTGGTAGGAAATAACTCCTATCACCAAATCCGCGCCATGCTGCTGAATATGGCCGAATGGGATGAAACCCTGCGCTCAAAAATTGGTGTGATGAATCATATTCAACAAAGCACGCGCATTTCGCGTTCGGTTGTGGCTGAGGTACTCGCTGCGCTTCGACAGGGGAACTACATCAATATGAGCCGGGGCAAACTGGTTAGCATCAACCGTTTGCCCACGGAATATTAA
- the ampH gene encoding D-alanyl-D-alanine-carboxypeptidase/endopeptidase AmpH, with amino-acid sequence MKRCLLFFAALCAVSFSTAQAAQPLTAPVLASDIADRYANLIYYGSGATGMAMVVIDGNQRVFRSFGETRPGNNVHPQLDSVIRIASLTKLMTSEMLVKLLDQGVVKLDDPLSKYAPPGARVPTYQGTPIRLVNLATHTSALPREQPGGAAHRDVFVWPTREQRWNYLSKATLKSAPGSQASYSNLAFDLLADALSTAAGKPYTQLFEEQITRPLGMKDTTFTPSPDQCRRLMVAEKGASPCNNTLAAIGSGGVYSTPGDMMRWMQQFLSSDFYSRSHQADRMQTLIYQRSQLHRVIGMDVPGKADALGLGWVYMAPKNGRPGIIQKTGGGGGFITYMAMIPQSNVGAFVVVTRSPNTRFVNMSDGINNLVAELSANKAQVLTASVQP; translated from the coding sequence TTGAAACGTTGTCTGCTCTTTTTCGCCGCGCTGTGTGCGGTGAGCTTCTCAACCGCCCAGGCAGCCCAACCGCTGACGGCGCCCGTTCTGGCATCGGATATTGCCGATCGCTACGCGAACCTGATTTATTACGGCAGCGGCGCGACGGGAATGGCGATGGTCGTCATCGACGGTAATCAGCGCGTGTTTCGCAGTTTCGGTGAAACGCGTCCCGGTAATAATGTTCATCCGCAGCTGGATTCCGTCATCCGCATCGCGTCCCTGACCAAGCTGATGACCAGCGAAATGCTGGTGAAATTGCTGGACCAGGGCGTGGTGAAACTCGACGATCCGCTCAGCAAGTATGCTCCGCCGGGCGCACGTGTCCCGACGTATCAGGGAACGCCGATAAGGCTGGTCAACCTGGCAACGCATACCAGCGCCCTGCCTCGCGAGCAGCCAGGGGGTGCGGCGCATCGCGACGTTTTTGTCTGGCCAACGCGTGAACAGCGCTGGAACTACCTGAGCAAAGCCACGTTGAAGTCCGCGCCCGGTTCTCAGGCCTCTTACTCCAACCTGGCGTTTGACCTGCTGGCCGATGCGCTGTCGACGGCAGCGGGCAAACCGTATACGCAGCTGTTTGAAGAGCAGATCACGCGCCCGCTGGGCATGAAGGACACCACCTTCACCCCATCACCGGATCAGTGCCGCCGTCTGATGGTCGCCGAAAAAGGTGCCAGCCCGTGTAACAACACGCTGGCAGCCATCGGCAGCGGCGGGGTTTATTCCACCCCTGGCGACATGATGCGCTGGATGCAGCAGTTCCTCTCATCAGACTTCTACTCACGCAGCCATCAGGCCGACCGAATGCAGACGCTGATTTACCAGCGCAGCCAGTTGCACCGCGTGATCGGTATGGACGTGCCGGGTAAAGCCGACGCCCTCGGTCTGGGCTGGGTATATATGGCACCTAAAAATGGCCGTCCGGGCATTATTCAGAAAACGGGGGGTGGTGGAGGATTCATTACCTATATGGCAATGATCCCCCAGTCCAACGTGGGCGCTTTTGTGGTGGTCACCCGCTCGCCAAATACCCGTTTCGTCAATATGAGCGATGGCATCAATAACTTAGTGGCTGAGCTCAGCGCCAATAAAGCCCAGGTGCTTACCGCCTCCGTCCAGCCTTAA
- a CDS encoding isochorismatase family protein: MSGKRVVMVVDMQQGVFETPRHQREKCVSLINQLTQAADRVIFIQHTEPGGLEEGSDGFALLPELHQPADALYVTKTACDAFYNTSLETLLREQGIREFVICGCATDYCVDATFKNGVSRGYHITVAEDAHTTANRPAAEARILINHYNDVWHNFIAPANPPAVKRTETILENWKAN, encoded by the coding sequence ATGTCCGGAAAGCGTGTGGTTATGGTTGTCGATATGCAGCAAGGGGTGTTCGAAACGCCTCGTCATCAGCGTGAAAAATGTGTTTCACTGATCAATCAGCTTACGCAGGCAGCCGATCGGGTGATTTTTATTCAGCATACCGAGCCCGGCGGTCTGGAAGAGGGCAGTGACGGGTTTGCCTTGCTGCCTGAACTGCATCAGCCTGCTGATGCCCTTTACGTGACCAAGACGGCCTGCGATGCATTCTATAACACCTCGCTTGAAACGCTGCTCCGCGAGCAGGGGATCCGGGAGTTTGTCATCTGCGGTTGCGCTACTGATTACTGTGTCGATGCCACGTTCAAGAATGGCGTCAGCCGGGGCTACCACATCACCGTGGCGGAGGATGCGCATACCACCGCGAATCGCCCGGCGGCCGAAGCCCGCATTCTGATTAACCACTACAACGACGTCTGGCACAACTTCATTGCGCCCGCAAACCCGCCCGCGGTGAAACGCACCGAAACAATTCTTGAAAACTGGAAAGCGAACTAA